Proteins from a single region of Chloroflexota bacterium:
- a CDS encoding DUF5696 domain-containing protein yields the protein MKLSLARGWRIARYFVPLILLLTILPIAPATAAPAFDAAKELGPEFEQVSQVEHLSLFLNKTNSQLAVFDDREDGRLWRSSPILENPEAVSDSIKARLNSVVIVEYTDKVRTQTRVADIISDQPSMTFDPIDGGIRVDYLFDELNIGFAIRYWLEDDRLVVGVDEDSIRETEERLLVTLDIMPFLGAATNEETGYLFVPDGPGAIVHFRPEQPEYRHNFLAEVYGPALFSFEPEQQQGPIPVPVFGLVRGSTAFSGIVTKGDMDVNISAALSYTALGYNRISGQFIFRRKAPFPLRRASFVTRFEQERVEGDREVKYAFLRGYDATYVGMAKNYREFLMSERGLQQLEEANPFLHLRIFMAMQRQAFPRDQFITMTTFDEALDMLKSLKEERGLDNLRVTLVGWSQDGYDWSLPKRLPPEGKLGGDEGLRAVSNYANANNIPVYLEDNYLFGFRNIDSFFRFNPLTDVIRGANRLPITTNYVGFKRKEDEPHTEVQLIRPEIARDRYAAGDIAKMGEYGISGVEFRFFGKVALNHYPILFSGRSGFTTGLRFLGLGGIVFLGLYIVLVGTRRAGDSMFGQFIGGPLWRPIATGALLIVLAAGLVNEVRTARQPVDTEQGGTKLSRQEFVGVWKDIIDISKQETGTAVVQGANAYMLDTTDFFTRIPLDRYNYVFSEETVPFFPLAVHGLIRYTGDESNLRSDRDEFLRAIEYGALPTFELTSNPSVLLTRTQYNRLYSSRFADWEPQIVDEYELFVKQLGYTVNQLMEDHRQIADGVYETVYEDGTRVIVNYKTRRYTDGENAVEGQNYLIIPPRR from the coding sequence ATGAAGTTGTCACTCGCTAGAGGGTGGCGAATCGCACGGTATTTTGTGCCGCTGATCCTACTATTAACTATTCTACCCATCGCGCCGGCTACGGCCGCGCCTGCCTTTGATGCGGCTAAAGAGCTGGGTCCGGAATTCGAGCAAGTTAGTCAGGTGGAGCATCTGTCGCTCTTCCTGAATAAGACGAATTCACAGCTTGCGGTGTTCGACGACCGCGAAGATGGTCGGCTGTGGCGCAGTTCACCAATCCTTGAAAACCCCGAGGCCGTCTCGGACTCTATCAAGGCGCGGCTGAATTCGGTGGTTATCGTTGAGTATACCGATAAAGTGCGCACTCAGACCCGCGTTGCCGACATTATCTCAGACCAGCCTTCGATGACGTTCGACCCCATCGATGGCGGTATTCGGGTGGACTATCTATTCGACGAGCTGAATATTGGATTCGCAATCAGATATTGGTTGGAAGATGACCGGTTGGTTGTTGGTGTCGATGAGGATAGCATTCGGGAAACTGAGGAACGCTTGCTGGTTACATTGGACATAATGCCGTTCCTCGGCGCTGCTACTAACGAAGAGACGGGTTATCTGTTTGTGCCGGACGGTCCCGGGGCAATTGTGCACTTCCGGCCCGAGCAGCCTGAATACCGGCACAATTTCCTGGCGGAGGTATACGGCCCGGCGCTCTTCTCATTTGAACCGGAGCAGCAGCAGGGGCCAATTCCTGTGCCGGTCTTTGGATTGGTGCGCGGGAGTACGGCGTTCTCCGGCATCGTCACTAAAGGTGACATGGACGTGAACATCAGTGCGGCGCTCAGCTACACCGCATTGGGCTATAATCGGATTTCCGGCCAATTTATCTTCCGGCGCAAGGCGCCATTCCCGCTGCGACGGGCATCATTTGTCACGCGGTTTGAACAAGAACGCGTAGAAGGAGACCGCGAGGTCAAGTATGCTTTCCTGCGTGGCTACGATGCCACGTACGTCGGTATGGCTAAGAACTATCGCGAATTCCTGATGAGTGAGCGTGGCCTGCAGCAGCTTGAAGAGGCAAATCCATTCTTGCATCTTCGTATTTTCATGGCTATGCAACGTCAAGCTTTTCCGCGCGATCAGTTCATTACCATGACTACGTTCGATGAGGCGCTGGATATGCTCAAGTCGCTCAAGGAAGAGCGAGGTCTGGATAATCTGCGCGTAACGCTAGTGGGCTGGAGCCAGGACGGTTATGACTGGTCTTTGCCAAAGCGGCTGCCTCCCGAAGGGAAACTTGGTGGGGATGAAGGACTGCGGGCGGTCTCAAACTACGCCAATGCCAATAATATCCCCGTCTACCTAGAGGACAACTACCTGTTCGGCTTCAGGAATATTGATTCCTTCTTCCGGTTCAACCCATTGACGGATGTAATTCGTGGAGCAAACCGGTTGCCGATTACAACCAATTATGTGGGCTTCAAGCGTAAGGAAGATGAGCCGCACACTGAGGTCCAGCTCATTCGACCGGAGATAGCACGAGACCGGTACGCGGCAGGCGATATCGCGAAGATGGGTGAATATGGAATTTCCGGCGTAGAGTTCAGATTCTTTGGCAAGGTGGCACTAAACCACTATCCCATTCTCTTTTCCGGTCGGTCAGGATTTACCACAGGCCTCAGGTTCCTGGGCTTGGGGGGGATTGTGTTCTTAGGACTCTATATAGTCCTGGTCGGAACGCGCCGAGCTGGTGATTCAATGTTTGGCCAATTTATCGGCGGCCCTCTGTGGCGGCCAATCGCCACGGGTGCGCTATTGATCGTGCTGGCAGCGGGCCTAGTAAATGAAGTTCGGACCGCCCGTCAGCCCGTCGACACTGAACAGGGCGGCACAAAGCTGAGTCGACAGGAATTTGTGGGCGTGTGGAAAGACATTATAGACATTAGTAAGCAGGAAACGGGTACGGCTGTCGTACAAGGTGCGAATGCCTACATGCTCGATACCACAGACTTCTTCACGCGGATTCCTCTGGATCGCTACAACTATGTGTTTAGCGAAGAGACAGTGCCATTCTTCCCGTTGGCAGTCCACGGTCTTATTCGCTACACAGGGGATGAGAGTAATCTTCGCAGCGACCGCGATGAATTCCTGCGGGCCATTGAGTACGGCGCGTTACCTACGTTTGAACTTACTTCCAATCCAAGCGTGCTCCTTACCCGGACTCAGTACAATCGTCTCTATTCATCTCGCTTTGCTGACTGGGAACCCCAGATTGTTGATGAATACGAGCTATTTGTCAAACAGTTGGGCTATACGGTGAATCAGCTTATGGAGGACCATCGACAAATTGCTGACGGTGTCTATGAGACCGTGTATGAAGACGGCACACGGGTAATAGTCAACTACAAGACGCGTCGCTATACTGACGGCGAAAACGCGGTCGAGGGTCAGAACTATCTCATTATACCGCCGCGGAGGTAA
- a CDS encoding sugar ABC transporter permease, whose protein sequence is MQFEDNFTWVALLTGLAFVVPACILSIRVVLSAVGVRLTYKFQRAMDGYFYISTWITGFLIFLAWPLFQSLYVSFHNVKITSSELKLTFIGWENYAEPFLEDIHFLPLFTKTVANLLSDLPIILVFSLFVSILVVQEMPGRGVFRMLLFMPVVIGSAIVIRRLFGEGVSTEAIGVSVQTLSEVVFTYLQGTIADWVLDLVNRVTLVLWRTGVQILIFVAGLHSVPLTMREAAKTDGASGWQIFWRITLPMLSPVILVNVVYTIVDSFTDPFNEVLTYIQTVGLTRDFRLGYAAALGWMYFASIFLFMALALVISSRFVFYAGER, encoded by the coding sequence ATGCAATTTGAAGATAATTTTACATGGGTCGCATTGCTCACGGGGCTAGCGTTTGTGGTTCCCGCGTGCATCTTGTCAATCCGCGTCGTCCTGTCGGCGGTCGGAGTGCGACTTACGTACAAATTCCAACGTGCTATGGATGGGTATTTCTATATCAGCACGTGGATCACTGGCTTCTTGATCTTTTTGGCATGGCCGTTGTTTCAGTCGCTTTACGTCAGTTTTCACAATGTCAAGATTACGAGCTCTGAGCTCAAATTGACGTTCATCGGCTGGGAGAATTACGCAGAACCCTTCTTAGAAGACATTCACTTCCTGCCCTTATTCACCAAGACGGTGGCGAACCTCTTATCGGACCTGCCCATCATCCTCGTCTTCTCACTCTTTGTTTCCATTCTTGTGGTGCAAGAGATGCCTGGTCGAGGCGTGTTCCGCATGCTTCTCTTTATGCCGGTAGTGATTGGCTCCGCGATTGTTATTCGCCGTCTTTTCGGTGAGGGAGTAAGCACGGAAGCTATCGGAGTGAGCGTACAGACGTTGAGCGAGGTTGTCTTTACTTACCTTCAGGGGACGATTGCGGACTGGGTGCTTGACCTGGTGAATCGGGTTACTTTAGTGCTCTGGCGCACCGGTGTGCAGATCCTCATCTTTGTGGCAGGCTTGCACAGTGTCCCGCTTACGATGCGTGAGGCCGCAAAGACCGATGGCGCTTCCGGTTGGCAGATTTTCTGGCGCATTACACTGCCAATGCTTTCCCCGGTGATCTTGGTCAATGTGGTCTACACCATTGTTGACTCGTTCACCGATCCATTCAATGAAGTTCTTACCTACATTCAGACCGTGGGCCTGACCCGAGATTTCCGGCTTGGCTATGCGGCGGCTTTGGGCTGGATGTATTTTGCCTCGATTTTCCTATTTATGGCGCTTGCCTTGGTGATTTCAAGCCGCTTTGTATTCTACGCTGGTGAACGGTAG
- a CDS encoding carbohydrate ABC transporter permease, which produces MADSVFVIRQRQGVLGAITSRKWWEKFFLRIATYIILINVCFVFLFPVIYMFSTSLKTVADLADLTVLWIPRTIFWRNYELAISGMLYWQAARNSIIISLGSGILQTVACSFVAYGFARIPFPGRDVLFLLVLFTFLVPPQTIIVPLFILYRNLGFMDTYFPFLIPALFGHGLRGALFILVFRQFFRNLPYELEDAARIDGAGPFSVYWRIMLPLATPAIIVVFLFSLVWHWNDFFEPTIYLFDQNNFTLPLRLSILSAALLQMLAGQGAGDEFNEAVIMAASFLVVMPPLIVYLFTQRYFVESVDRTGLVE; this is translated from the coding sequence ATGGCTGATTCGGTATTTGTCATTAGACAGCGCCAAGGTGTACTGGGTGCAATAACCTCGCGCAAATGGTGGGAGAAATTCTTCCTGCGCATTGCCACCTATATCATCTTGATCAATGTATGCTTTGTATTCCTCTTTCCGGTCATCTACATGTTCTCGACGTCGCTGAAGACGGTTGCGGACTTGGCTGACCTTACGGTGTTGTGGATCCCACGAACGATCTTCTGGAGAAATTACGAGCTTGCGATTAGTGGCATGCTTTACTGGCAAGCGGCGCGCAATAGCATTATCATCTCTCTCGGTTCAGGTATATTGCAGACCGTAGCCTGCTCGTTTGTTGCATACGGCTTCGCCCGCATTCCCTTTCCGGGACGCGATGTCCTCTTCTTGCTTGTCCTCTTTACTTTCTTGGTGCCGCCACAGACCATTATCGTGCCTCTCTTCATTCTTTACCGAAACCTTGGTTTCATGGACACGTATTTCCCCTTCCTGATCCCTGCGCTGTTTGGGCACGGTCTCAGAGGGGCACTATTCATCTTGGTGTTTCGCCAGTTCTTCAGAAACCTACCGTATGAGTTGGAGGATGCGGCCCGTATTGACGGCGCTGGGCCCTTCAGTGTGTATTGGCGTATTATGCTTCCTTTGGCGACACCGGCGATTATTGTTGTATTTCTCTTTTCTCTGGTGTGGCATTGGAACGACTTCTTCGAACCGACAATCTATCTCTTCGACCAGAATAACTTCACTTTGCCATTACGGCTCTCCATTCTAAGTGCGGCGTTGCTGCAGATGTTAGCCGGGCAAGGCGCGGGAGATGAGTTCAATGAAGCGGTTATTATGGCTGCGTCATTCCTTGTGGTCATGCCGCCACTCATCGTCTATCTGTTTACGCAACGCTATTTTGTGGAGAGTGTGGACCGCACGGGCCTTGTTGAATAG
- a CDS encoding D-alanyl-D-alanine carboxypeptidase — MEPYRYQPPTPRSPRRPAFRIWIIAMVVVLGGVALLSRLTPEPAGPIITEAVSTPIAAAKIVATISPLRPHFSYAWLEENPAPALSNFTAVSAILVDLSNNSVVYARNEHEQRAPASTTKILTAIIALEHSEPGLKVLVSERAGSAEPNVMGLRTGEVVTLEILLYGMMLDSGNDAAIAVAEGTLGYDEFVQAMNAKVQELGLQNTKFSNPTGFDEDTLPHYSSAHDLAALADYALDRTPGIIEYASEVHIQFTATEEHGWYGPQNLNKLLSTYAGTYGLKPGWTPDAGYCLVAVAERNGRHLLAVVLGSTQHFTDAAILLDYGFAQVVP; from the coding sequence ATGGAACCGTATAGGTATCAACCGCCGACCCCACGGTCCCCTCGGCGACCCGCTTTCCGCATTTGGATTATTGCCATGGTGGTGGTCTTGGGGGGCGTGGCGCTGCTCTCGCGTCTTACCCCGGAGCCAGCGGGGCCGATTATCACTGAGGCCGTAAGTACCCCCATCGCCGCTGCAAAGATTGTGGCGACGATTTCTCCGCTTCGTCCCCATTTCTCCTACGCGTGGCTGGAAGAGAATCCTGCACCGGCACTCAGCAACTTCACGGCAGTGTCTGCCATTCTTGTTGATCTCTCGAACAATTCTGTCGTGTACGCGAGAAATGAACACGAACAGCGGGCGCCCGCAAGCACCACGAAGATTCTTACGGCAATAATCGCCTTGGAACACAGCGAGCCGGGCCTTAAGGTATTGGTGTCAGAACGGGCGGGGAGTGCTGAACCAAACGTAATGGGACTGAGAACCGGCGAAGTGGTAACCCTGGAAATACTGTTATACGGGATGATGTTGGATTCCGGCAACGACGCCGCGATCGCCGTTGCTGAGGGTACACTCGGCTATGATGAGTTCGTTCAAGCCATGAACGCTAAAGTTCAGGAGCTAGGATTGCAGAACACAAAGTTTAGCAATCCCACCGGCTTTGATGAAGATACACTGCCTCATTATTCGTCTGCCCACGATTTGGCGGCGTTGGCTGATTACGCGCTTGACCGGACGCCTGGGATCATAGAGTATGCCAGCGAAGTGCACATCCAATTTACGGCTACGGAAGAGCACGGGTGGTACGGGCCGCAAAATCTCAATAAGCTGCTATCGACGTATGCCGGCACGTATGGCCTCAAGCCCGGCTGGACTCCGGATGCGGGATACTGCTTGGTGGCCGTTGCGGAACGTAATGGGCGTCACTTGCTGGCAGTCGTCCTGGGGTCTACACAGCACTTTACGGATGCAGCCATCCTGTTGGACTATGGATTCGCCCAGGTGGTGCCTTAG
- a CDS encoding DUF2089 domain-containing protein encodes MRNILGSSQTPEVLGRCPVCESELTVQRLSCSSCSVALEGEFHLNPFNRLSAEQQRFVEKFLVARGNMSEVQKELGVSYPTVRARLEEIISQLGHEPASEEAAIQAERLGTLQEVESGSLSVEEALRRLANRE; translated from the coding sequence ATGCGGAACATCTTGGGTAGTTCCCAAACGCCAGAAGTGCTTGGGCGCTGCCCCGTATGTGAAAGTGAGCTCACCGTACAGCGTCTGAGTTGTTCTTCGTGCAGTGTCGCTCTAGAGGGGGAGTTTCACCTAAATCCATTCAATCGTCTCTCCGCGGAACAGCAACGCTTCGTCGAGAAATTTCTTGTCGCCCGCGGCAACATGAGTGAGGTGCAGAAGGAATTGGGCGTCTCATACCCCACAGTGCGGGCGCGCCTAGAGGAAATTATCAGCCAACTTGGCCACGAGCCGGCTTCCGAAGAAGCCGCCATACAGGCCGAACGTCTCGGCACGCTTCAAGAAGTGGAAAGCGGATCACTCAGCGTTGAAGAGGCCTTACGCCGGTTGGCAAACAGGGAGTAG
- the moaA gene encoding GTP 3',8-cyclase MoaA, with amino-acid sequence MQPLIDSFGRQIENLRISITDRCNFRCRYCMPEEMMQWVPRDEILTYEEIERLSKLFVRLGIRDIRITGGEPTVRKDLPYLISRLRLIEHLESLSITTNGFRLKSLAEPLAEAGLTRINVSLDTLVPEQFTYITRRNALNAVMEGLEELEKHPSISPIKLNCVGIRGFTESEVVAFAELARRKPYVVRFIEFMPLDADGIWREEKVLTGGEILDIINDAMPVPLVPIPTDPSSTSRVYQFADGNGEVGFINPVSEPFCASCNRIRLTAEGMLRTCLFSVRETDLRLPLRDGASDDELEHIIRAAIWQKELKHRINEGEFFQRANRTMSQIGG; translated from the coding sequence ATGCAGCCGCTGATCGACAGTTTCGGCCGGCAGATCGAGAACCTACGCATCTCGATTACTGACCGTTGCAACTTTCGTTGCCGCTACTGCATGCCCGAAGAGATGATGCAGTGGGTGCCGCGTGATGAAATCCTTACCTACGAGGAAATCGAGCGGCTCTCAAAGCTCTTCGTCCGACTGGGAATTCGGGACATTCGCATCACCGGCGGCGAGCCCACCGTGCGCAAGGACCTCCCCTATCTCATTAGCCGCTTACGGCTGATTGAACACCTGGAGAGCCTCTCGATCACCACCAACGGCTTTCGCCTCAAGTCGCTGGCTGAACCACTGGCCGAGGCGGGACTTACCCGCATCAACGTGAGTCTGGATACCCTCGTGCCTGAGCAATTTACGTACATTACGCGTCGGAATGCGCTCAATGCCGTGATGGAAGGCCTGGAGGAGCTTGAAAAGCATCCTTCCATTAGCCCAATCAAGCTAAACTGTGTGGGCATACGTGGCTTCACGGAGAGCGAGGTCGTGGCGTTTGCGGAGCTCGCGCGCCGCAAGCCCTATGTCGTCCGCTTTATCGAATTCATGCCACTAGACGCAGATGGAATCTGGCGTGAAGAGAAGGTGCTCACCGGCGGTGAGATCTTGGACATTATCAACGATGCGATGCCCGTACCGCTCGTGCCCATTCCCACCGATCCTTCGTCAACATCCCGCGTTTATCAGTTTGCCGACGGCAATGGTGAAGTAGGCTTCATTAATCCCGTGAGCGAACCATTCTGCGCCTCCTGCAACCGCATTCGCCTCACGGCAGAGGGCATGTTGCGCACGTGCCTCTTCTCCGTGCGTGAGACCGATTTGCGCCTGCCGCTGCGCGATGGCGCCAGTGACGACGAGCTCGAGCACATCATTCGCGCCGCCATCTGGCAGAAGGAACTCAAGCACCGCATCAACGAGGGTGAGTTCTTTCAACGCGCGAACCGAACGATGTCTCAGATCGGCGGCTAG
- the selA gene encoding L-seryl-tRNA(Sec) selenium transferase, producing MRKSSPSTARRDSLRQLPSVDRLLLAPSVQSLKLDLPHHMQVELARDVLKEARAGILKGGVVPSLDELAQSMQGAAGHRFLPSLRPVINATGVILHTNLGRAPLSEYAIQAMLAASAGYSNLEFDLDAGMRGSRYTHLVNALTDLSGAEDALAVNNNAAAIFLVLSTVAAGREVIISRGESVEIGGGFRIPDVLAQSGAHLVEVGTTNRTYVEDYIRAITPATAAILRVHSSNFRVVGFTHEPALDALVAEARQHDIPVIYDLGSGSLLDTATYGLHREPTVQETVAAGCAVVSFSGDKLLGGPQGGLIVGQSPIIGEMKRHPLARALRLDKTTIAGLEATLDHYRKQEASTHIPVWQMISARPNQLRRRARAWQRAASTASGQTLTTTVAVGESAIGGGALPGEMLPTWVLRISSSENSPDWLAKQLRSQTPALVVRIEDDAVVLDPRTVLSKEDQAVRRALATLST from the coding sequence ATGCGCAAAAGCTCGCCAAGTACGGCGCGTAGGGATAGTCTCCGCCAACTACCAAGTGTAGACCGCTTGCTCCTGGCGCCTTCCGTCCAGTCCCTGAAACTTGACCTTCCACATCACATGCAGGTGGAACTTGCGCGGGATGTGCTGAAAGAGGCGCGAGCGGGCATTCTCAAAGGCGGAGTTGTGCCGTCTCTCGACGAGCTTGCACAGAGCATGCAAGGTGCCGCTGGGCACCGCTTCCTTCCCTCTCTGCGCCCGGTAATCAACGCAACTGGCGTTATCCTTCACACCAACCTGGGGCGCGCACCTCTGAGCGAGTATGCGATCCAGGCCATGCTGGCGGCAAGTGCCGGCTATAGCAACCTTGAATTCGATCTCGATGCCGGCATGCGCGGATCGCGCTACACGCATCTCGTTAACGCGCTCACAGACCTCAGCGGTGCGGAAGACGCGCTGGCCGTAAACAACAACGCCGCTGCGATCTTCCTCGTGCTGAGCACTGTCGCAGCCGGAAGGGAGGTCATCATCTCTCGTGGCGAGTCGGTGGAAATTGGCGGCGGTTTCCGCATACCCGATGTCCTCGCGCAAAGCGGTGCGCATCTCGTGGAAGTTGGCACGACCAATCGCACGTACGTGGAAGACTATATTCGCGCAATCACGCCGGCAACCGCCGCCATCTTACGCGTCCATTCAAGCAACTTCAGGGTAGTCGGCTTTACCCATGAGCCGGCACTGGACGCTCTTGTGGCAGAGGCTCGGCAGCACGACATTCCCGTGATCTATGACCTTGGGAGTGGTTCATTGCTTGACACAGCAACGTACGGCCTGCACCGGGAGCCAACAGTGCAAGAGACTGTTGCCGCAGGCTGTGCCGTCGTGAGTTTCTCCGGAGACAAACTGCTGGGGGGACCGCAAGGAGGGCTGATTGTCGGCCAAAGCCCTATAATTGGCGAGATGAAGCGACATCCGCTCGCTCGTGCCCTCCGACTGGACAAAACGACCATTGCAGGACTAGAAGCCACTCTGGACCACTACCGCAAGCAGGAGGCGTCTACCCACATTCCGGTCTGGCAGATGATTTCCGCGCGACCCAACCAGCTCAGACGGCGAGCGCGCGCGTGGCAACGCGCGGCCTCCACAGCTTCCGGACAAACGCTCACGACCACAGTAGCGGTCGGCGAATCCGCTATTGGAGGCGGCGCTCTCCCCGGTGAAATGCTGCCAACGTGGGTGCTTCGTATCTCTTCATCCGAGAACTCTCCCGACTGGCTAGCCAAACAGCTCCGCTCTCAGACACCGGCCCTCGTAGTTCGCATCGAAGACGATGCCGTAGTGCTTGATCCCCGCACCGTCTTATCCAAAGAAGACCAGGCCGTTCGGCGGGCTCTGGCAACGCTCTCCACGTGA
- a CDS encoding 2,3-bisphosphoglycerate-independent phosphoglycerate mutase — translation MVPLALIENLSEQTPSKILFLVLDGLGGMPHPEVGKSELEGARIPNLDRFARLSICGVTDPIAPGITPGSGPSHLALFGYDPIRFDIGRGVLSALGIDFPIGPNDVCFRANFATVDADGNITDRRAGRLATEINRELCALLRHIHLPEVEIFVETESGHRALVVFRGEGLSDYVTDTDPQHTGVPPSSAAPTQEEAVPMAQIVNTFLAEAAMVLQGQEPANALLLRGAASLPDIPTMPQVYKLSPAAIATYPMYRGLAKLVGMEVLDTGDSIWDEFETLQQNWEEYDFFYFHVKATDTAGEDGDFNRKVQVLEEIDSLIPALLRLQPDVFVITGDHSSPSALSGHSWHPVPFALYSNTCISDDISEFTERALVRGSLGRFPAQDAMQLAMGHAQKLAKYGA, via the coding sequence TTGGTACCCTTAGCCCTAATCGAAAACCTATCAGAGCAGACCCCGTCTAAGATACTCTTTCTCGTCCTTGACGGCTTGGGCGGTATGCCGCACCCGGAGGTTGGGAAATCTGAACTTGAGGGTGCCCGTATCCCAAACCTGGACCGCTTTGCTAGACTTTCTATCTGCGGCGTCACCGACCCCATTGCACCCGGGATAACGCCGGGTAGCGGGCCGTCACATCTGGCACTCTTTGGTTACGACCCGATTAGATTCGATATTGGCAGGGGTGTGCTCTCTGCGCTTGGCATAGACTTCCCGATCGGCCCGAACGACGTCTGCTTCCGGGCAAACTTTGCCACAGTCGATGCAGACGGCAATATCACCGACCGCCGCGCCGGCCGGCTGGCAACTGAGATAAATCGCGAACTCTGTGCGTTGTTGCGGCACATACATCTGCCCGAAGTTGAGATTTTCGTCGAGACAGAGTCCGGGCACCGCGCTTTGGTGGTATTCCGCGGCGAGGGACTCTCTGACTATGTAACGGACACGGACCCGCAACACACCGGCGTCCCACCCAGCTCCGCCGCGCCAACCCAAGAGGAAGCAGTGCCTATGGCGCAGATAGTCAACACCTTTCTCGCCGAGGCCGCCATGGTGCTGCAGGGACAAGAGCCCGCCAATGCGCTTCTTCTGCGCGGTGCGGCAAGCCTCCCCGATATTCCAACGATGCCGCAGGTCTACAAGCTCTCCCCGGCAGCGATTGCCACCTACCCCATGTACCGCGGCCTTGCGAAGCTGGTTGGCATGGAGGTGTTGGATACCGGAGACTCAATCTGGGACGAATTTGAAACGCTGCAGCAGAACTGGGAAGAGTACGACTTCTTCTACTTCCATGTTAAGGCCACGGACACCGCAGGTGAAGACGGAGACTTCAACCGGAAGGTGCAGGTTCTTGAGGAGATAGACAGTCTGATTCCCGCCCTGCTTCGCCTGCAGCCGGACGTCTTCGTCATCACCGGAGACCACTCCTCGCCCTCGGCTCTCAGTGGGCACTCTTGGCATCCCGTGCCATTTGCCCTCTATAGCAATACGTGCATTAGCGACGACATCTCCGAGTTCACAGAACGCGCGCTTGTGCGAGGCAGCCTCGGCCGCTTCCCAGCACAAGACGCGATGCAGCTTGCAATGGGCCATGCGCAAAAGCTCGCCAAGTACGGCGCGTAG
- a CDS encoding redoxin domain-containing protein gives MATVGTEVGQEAPDFTLENQEGDQVSLSDYRGKQNVVLVFYVGAFSSICDGEFRGLTANAGRYDASDAAVIGVSTDTKWTLKQYKEANGFPATFLADFWPHGAVAQQYGVFFDPLGVATRGTFIIDKNGVIQGKTVNEPLDPRDEKDNFAALQQCS, from the coding sequence ATGGCAACAGTAGGAACTGAAGTCGGCCAAGAAGCGCCGGACTTTACCTTAGAAAACCAAGAAGGTGATCAGGTCAGCCTGTCCGACTATCGCGGCAAGCAGAACGTCGTGCTCGTCTTCTATGTTGGCGCGTTTAGCAGTATCTGCGACGGCGAGTTTCGTGGCTTGACCGCGAATGCCGGTCGTTACGACGCCAGCGACGCGGCGGTGATTGGTGTATCCACGGATACCAAGTGGACGCTCAAGCAGTACAAAGAGGCAAACGGCTTTCCCGCTACATTCCTTGCCGATTTCTGGCCGCATGGCGCCGTGGCTCAGCAGTACGGCGTCTTCTTTGATCCGCTAGGCGTTGCCACACGCGGCACTTTCATTATCGATAAGAACGGCGTGATCCAAGGCAAGACCGTCAACGAGCCGCTCGATCCGCGTGACGAGAAAGACAATTTCGCTGCCCTGCAGCAGTGCTCGTAA